The genomic region CATGCTTATCTGACGCACAGTGGCTCGAGTACAATGTTGAGGTGTTCAATGTAGGGCAGCTCCGGCGGTCCAAGGCGCGTGAGACGGCCAAACTGTGCGTTTCATTCATCTGCGTTTCATACCTTCACATTCCTTGTCTGTGCGCGAGGGGCTGACGCGGACAGAGGcggcgacaaggccgaccACTCTGCGACATTTTTCTCGGACAGCAACGCGGACGCCAAGGCCACGCGTGAGCAGCTAGCTGAGGAGGCGCTTGAGAGCCTGATCGAGTggctcaagaaggagggcaaTGTCGGCATCATGGGTAAGTTTGGTGCGGAACGCACGCCCGTGTTGGGCCACACTGACACGCAGACGCAACCAACAGCACTCACGAGCGCAGAGCGTGGATCCGTGACCGTGTCGCACGCGAGCCTGGCCTGCAACTCATGTTCCTCGAGTCGGTGTGCGACGACCCGGACGTGATTGCGACTAACATTGCGCTCAAAGCGTCCTCGGGTGACCCGGACTATGCGGGCATGTCTCGCGAAGAGGCCATCGCCGACTTCCGCAAGCGCATCGAGGCGTACGAGCGCGTCTACGAGACCGTGTCTGAGCCTGACATGTCGTACTGCCGCATTCTGAACGTCGGCAGCCGCGTCACGATCAACCGGATCGATGGCTATCTTCAATCGCGCATGGCGTTCTACCTCATGAACCTGCACCTCAAGCCGCGCAGCATCTACTTGTCGCGGGTGAGTTGATGGAACCTAACTGgaactgacaccagcacGGCGAGTCGATGTACAACGTACAGGGCAAAAttggcggcgacgccgagctgtCCCCTCGTGGAAGGCAGTACATGGAGGCACTGCCGAGCCTCGTGAAGGAGCACAttggcgacgtcgactaCGATGTGTGGACGTCGACACTAACGCGGACGATCCAGACGGCTTCGCACCTCCcgcgcgagaagaagcaGTGGAAGGcgcttgacgagcttgacgctGGCGTCTGTGACGGCATGACGTacgaggagattgaggaaAAGTACCCAGAGGATTACGAGgcccgcgacgacgacaagtTCAACTACCGTTACCGTGGTGGTGAGTCGTACCGCGACGTGGTCGTCCGTCTAGAGCCGGTTATCatggagctcgagcgcgccgacaaTGTCCTCATCATTGGTCACCAGGCGATCATCCGCTGCCTGTACGCCTACTTTATGGGCTTGAGCCAGGAGCAGCTGCCGTACATCAATGTGCCGCTGCATACTCTGATCCGCATCTCGCCTCGTGCGTACGGATGTCTCGAGGAGCGCTTCCCCGTCCCCATTGCGAGTGTCGACACACACCGGCCCAAGCCGAgcaagaagggcaaggagatgGATGTGCAGCCGGTCGACTCGACCAAGCGCGACTACTTTGGTAGCAACACGCAGTCGTCGGAATCTGCCACGTCGACCAAGGCTGCGTAGTAGATGTCGTGTAAACGTTGTAGAATGAAAATGTACCTATAGACACGTGGTGGTGGTTAGACGCACAAGAGATCGTTGAAACAAGAATGCATGTTCATCTAGGAGTCGTCAATTTTGGTCTATATATATCAAGTACTTTGTAGTGGTGTTACAGAATCCGTGGTCTTGGCAGTTTGGCAGTCTAACGCTGCTACCAAGCgatcttggcgaggaagccCTTTGGCCACTTGCGGACGCAGAACTTGCGAGCCTCatcgaggaagaggagccCGATACCGAAAGTGATGGGAATGAAAATATATTCAACCGGCACACCGCGGGTGAGCAGAGCGCTCTGGAAGAATGGCGGATAGCTGAGGAAGAATAGGAAGACCAAGCTAAACGCCATAGCGGGGAGGATGTACCAGTTGGCCGTCTCGCCCCAAGGCGGGTGCTGGAAGAACGAGAGCCGGCGCGTGCGCGTAGCGAGGAGGTTGCCAAACTGCATGAAAACCAGAGTGAAAAAGTAGACGCTCTGTGCGACGTTGACTTGTTCGTTGAATTTGATGGGATCGACATCTTCTGGAAGACCTCCAAACGCCAGCGCGATGTGGCTGAATGCGTAACCGCGGCGCTGGAGGTACCAGAACGCCATGGACATTGCTGCGAGGCTCTCTaggacgccgaggaagcCGTAGGCGTGTAAAAGGAGCTTCcagtcgacgagcttgtctTTTTTGGTGTCGCGGGGTCGGCGGGTTAGGAGGCCGGCTTCGGGTTTTTCGAAACACATCGAGACGGCGGGGAGGACGTCGGtgagctggggtcagaCTCAGAAATAAGGTTGAGGAAAAACTTACACAACAGATGATGATCATCTGGATACTTGACAGCATTTGGGGTACACCGATCAACACGTTGAGAAGGATGGGCATGAGTTCCGAGAAGGATCCGGCTGGGAGGAGGTACAGGATTGTCTTTTTGAGGTTGTCAAACACCAGACGACCATAGGTTACGGCTGTTACCATGGAGCTAAaggtgtcgaggaggacgaggtcggcggctTCGATGGCCACGTCCGAGCCAGAACCCATGGCGATACCGACGTTGGCGGCTTTGAGGGACGGAGCGTCGTTGACTCCGTCACCTGTCATGCCGACAATACATTCACGGGATTGGAACTCGCGAACAATCCGCAGTTTCTGATCAGGTGTTGTGCGTGCGAACACGATTTCGGCATAAGCGCACGCCTGGGCCCATTGTGAGTCGTTCATTTCCATCAAGTCTGGTCCAGAGAGGACGAGAGAGCGTGTGGcgcggtcggcgtcgtcggggtCGTAAGGGGCGATGgaggcgaggtcgaggttaCGATCGAGGTTGGCGATGGTTTGTATGTGCGCCGAAGAGGTGACGATTCCACATTGTTCGGCAATGGCCACGGCGGTGAGTGCAAAATCGCCCGTGACCATGAAGAACCGAATTCCAGCGCCGCGGAGGATGCGTACTGTCTCGGGAATATCTTCGCGCGGAGGATCCACAAGGCCAACAAGCCCGATCACTGTCAGGTCCTggttgaggttggcgtTCATGTGGTTTGCAAAGTCGTCCGAATCGAGTGAATATCCGCCAAGATCAGAGGAGCGAATGACGCGCTtagcgaggaggagaacgcGCTGGCCCTGTGTTGACCACTTTGCCTGGACAGCGCTCAGTCGGGCGAGGTTGGTGGCAGAGAGCGCCTCCACACCCGACGAAGTGGCAATGTAAGCGCACcgcttgaggaggacgtcaGGAGCGCCTTTGACGGTGAGCATGAGCGAGTCTTTGCCCCAGTTGTCGTGCTTTGAGATCGGAGCGGGCgtggacaaggaggaggaaccCGAGAGGCGCAGGAGGCGGAGCATGAACTTTGTCTTGCTGCTAAATGCGGCCTTGTAAACCTCTGCCCAGTCGCTGTTGGTCGCGTCTACGGAACGCAACGAGTCGGCGAAACGGAGGATGGCGGAATCTGTGGCGTCACCGTTTACGCGGCCCTCCGACTCGAATTGTGCGCCATTACACAGTCCGGCGATGGTGGCCAGTTGGGCGACACGCTCGTCCGTCCCCATCTTGTCACGTGCTTCAATGTGGgtcatctcgtcgtcgagcacggcAGCATGGGTAACCGCCATGCAGTTGGAGGTGAGGGTTCCCGTCTTGTCCGAGCAGAGGACGCTAACACTTCCGAGGGTTTCGACCGTCATGAGCGTCTTGCAGAGAACCTTGCGGCGTGCGAGAGCATTCGCAACCACCTTGAGCGAGATTGTGATACTAACCGGCAAGCCCTCAGGAATGAAAGCGACGCAAACCGACACAACCGAAATAACGAGGGTAGCTGGGGTGATGAACCCCTTGTGTTGCTTGTTGAGCCACGCGGCCCagaggatgatgacgaAGATGGCGATAGAGAGCGCAAACCCAACAATGATGAGCACGAACCCGAAAATCTCCTTCTCCAATGTCGTCTGGCGGGGTCCGCCGCGCGACGAGAGCTTGGCAATTCGGCCGAAAACAGTCGCGTCGCCCGTCTGGAATACCACGCCGGTGCCGGAACCAGCGACACATAGCGTGCCCTGCAGCCCGATATTCTTGGACTCGAGGATATTCTCGTCCGTCATCTCGGTTGTTGATGAAATAGGCTCGCTTTCGCCGGTAAGCACCGAGCGGTCAAACTTCATTTCGTTGCAGGTGAGGAACCGGACGTCGGCGGGCAACTTGTTCCCCAGGCCGATACTGACGATATCGCCGgagacgagctcgcgggCGGGGACTTTGGTGGGGAGGCTGTCGCGAATAACAGTCACTTCCTGTGGAAGCATGTTGGTGATGCTGGCCATGATGCGGGACGTAGACCAGTCCTGCCAGGCATTGAAGGCGGTCTGGATGAGGATTACCAGGAACAGAATgacggcaagggcgagatTCGCCACAGCTGGGTTGGGGTCGCCGAGCGGCCGCCAGGCGATGAAGCAGAGAACGCCACCGATAAACAGAACGGACCCGAATCCACCAAAGACGTAGGATAGCCACTTGCGAAGGAGGTTACGTGGGGGAGGGGTCATCTCGTTGAAGCCGGCCGCCTGGCGCCGCTTGACTTGGTCTGCGTCGAGGCCGGATTTTGGGGAGACGTTGAGGCGCTGCAGCGCGTCATCGACGGACACGCGGTGCCAGTCGAGCTCGGAGAGCTCGCGGGCTGCCTTGTTCTTTGCATGCGCGCTGGGAGTCGCGAGCGAGTCCGTGACGTGGATCGAGAGGTTGCTGGAGTTAGACCCGCAAGGAGGGAGAAAGTCACCGGAATTCACCAACCACCCGCGCTGGTGCGTCGACCTGCGACGCCTGGCGGCGGAGACGGAGTTCGCGTGCCGTCTCGTCATCTTGGATGGTAACTGCTTGTATGATGGTCTTGTAATCGACTTCGTGGGCTGCGAGAGTGTCCGAATCGTCCTTCTCTGGATCTTTCAAGTGGGCCATTGTgttgggtgggtggcggtTAGGGAGTTGGGTTAGGAGTAAGGAGGAGAGTTGAGATATCAAAATaggggggtgggggtgggagggtgaggggtgAGCTGGAGGTTGTGAGTGAAAGATATACCACTATCCATCAGCCATAGATACCGAGAGAGGAGCACAAAGACCGAGTTTGCATGCCGTGTACCCGCGTCGACGGTCCAGTAGTGCGCTACGCAACACACTGGTTTGTTGATTGAGGGGTTAGCATTCCAATGATTGGACACTGTCCGCAGTCACTTGAGTAGGTATGAGCGTGTAATcagaggaaggtggttAATTTGGGTGGGTTGAGAAATGAGCGAGTTTGCACCAGTAGACTTAATCACTCATCTCATAATCAGATGGTGAGCTCATCCAAGCTATGTGATCTGACTCGGCTTCCTTACGCGGTTCATCTTGCCTCTTGTACTCTTTTGTGTCACTCCAACTTGTGCCCGTGCAACTCAAAGGTCGGTTATCTTGGTCACTTTGCTGCGCGTTTGTGGGTTTGGGTATTGAATGTGACAAAGTAAATGACATTCTAAATcgggggaggggttgaTCGACCAAGTAAGATCGAGGCAATTTCAACCAATAGTAATTCACTCATCAGCTGGATGGAACCAAACAATCTCCTTTTATCAGTTTGATGAGAATGTGACTTATCGCTCAAGTTGATCAAACCTGATGGGCTCATCTAAAAGGGCCTAGTGTATATCCCCCGAGTCATATTATACTGCCTGCTTCCATACCCGTCATACTCATGCAGCCAGTATAACCCATGCATACCACCATACTTACATCCTACAGCACTACGAGACGAGCAGCTGCGCCTCCCCCGCCATCTCCGCCACCTCCTGCAGCTCCTCATCACACATCTCTTCCGCCTCGCACCTCTGCACTCTGGCCTTTGGCGGCGTCCCAACTTCCGGGGTGATGGACACGTCCCgcgccttctccatctcctcgtgCGCGTCCAGTTGGAGGTGCGCGGCATGTGGGGATGGGAAGACTGGAGAAGCcggggcgggggcgggaggCGAGTCTGGCGCCGATGAAGTGACGGGAACAAGTGTTGCAGATACGGTGGCGGCAAGCAGGGCGCAGAGGTTGTCATAAACGAACACCTCTGAATCGGGGCGCACACCGGATCGCGAAGCGTCGAGGGCACGTACGATTGCTAGAGAGAGACCCACTGCTGAGGGGTCGAGCTCCAGCGGCTCCAGAGCGGCGTCGGGGACAAATCCAGCTTCCTCCTGACTCTCCTGGCTCTCCTGGTTCTCCGAGAGCTCAGCAACAATACCCCGCAGTACCCCGATCTCTGTACGCATGGCAAGCAGCTCAGAGCGGAAACTTGGTTCAGCGGGCTcacccccctcctcctcctgcccctccacctccccctccgcgTCCCCGGCCGGGTGGCCCTCGGCATCGTGAAAGTCGGGGAAGAGCCGCACAAGTTGGGCGCGTACGAACGAGAcccactcgtcgtcacctGAGGGGGTCAAGTTGGCCAACTCGGACACGTCCGCCTCCAAGTTGGCAAATGAGCTggcctccaccacctcc from Cutaneotrichosporon cavernicola HIS019 DNA, chromosome: 2 harbors:
- a CDS encoding uncharacterized protein (lactoylglutathione lyase activity) translates to MAHLKDPEKDDSDTLAAHEVDYKTIIQAVTIQDDETARELRLRRQASQVDAPARVVGEFRNLSIHVTDSLATPSAHAKNKAARELSELDWHRVSVDDALQRLNVSPKSGLDADQVKRRQAAGFNEMTPPPRNLLRKWLSYVFGGFGSVLFIGGVLCFIAWRPLGDPNPAVANLALAVILFLVILIQTAFNAWQDWSTSRIMASITNMLPQEVTVIRDSLPTKVPARELVSGDIVSIGLGNKLPADVRFLTCNEMKFDRSVLTGESEPISSTTEMTDENILESKNIGLQGTLCVAGSGTGVVFQTGDATVFGRIAKLSSRGGPRQTTLEKEIFGFVLIIVGFALSIAIFVIILWAAWLNKQHKGFITPATLVISVVSVCVAFIPEGLPVSITISLKVVANALARRKVLCKTLMTVETLGSVSVLCSDKTGTLTSNCMAVTHAAVLDDEMTHIEARDKMGTDERVAQLATIAGLCNGAQFESEGRVNGDATDSAILRFADSLRSVDATNSDWAEVYKAAFSSKTKFMLRLLRLSGSSSLSTPAPISKHDNWGKDSLMLTVKGAPDVLLKRCAYIATSSGVEALSATNLARLSAVQAKWSTQGQRVLLLAKRVIRSSDLGGYSLDSDDFANHMNANLNQDLTVIGLVGLVDPPREDIPETVRILRGAGIRFFMVTGDFALTAVAIAEQCGIVTSSAHIQTIANLDRNLDLASIAPYDPDDADRATRSLVLSGPDLMEMNDSQWAQACAYAEIVFARTTPDQKLRIVREFQSRECIVGMTGDGVNDAPSLKAANVGIAMGSGSDVAIEAADLVLLDTFSSMVTAVTYGRLVFDNLKKTILYLLPAGSFSELMPILLNVLIGVPQMLSSIQMIIICCLTDVLPAVSMCFEKPEAGLLTRRPRDTKKDKLVDWKLLLHAYGFLGVLESLAAMSMAFWYLQRRGYAFSHIALAFGGLPEDVDPIKFNEQVNVAQSVYFFTLVFMQFGNLLATRTRRLSFFQHPPWGETANWYILPAMAFSLVFLFFLSYPPFFQSALLTRGVPVEYIFIPITFGIGLLFLDEARKFCVRKWPKGFLAKIAW
- the FBP26 gene encoding uncharacterized protein (6-phosphofructo-2-kinase), which produces MSGMPPPDVPRTNAGSVPTSTAGKQSPLSRSPSTRSPGTRSPGSRSPLSRSPLLKPLTAKNPVTQQSTSAIPVPDAASVMPVPGSEGHDLLAEAISKIDELRLSHPPTPATTPPESASASNPASRRASQVGALQAGASDKRFHSPPATPHFGAQSDLLRQLDNSTKVIRQSRDSSDGLKRAPSVSGIGGVVEKPDYSEAKIVVAMVGLPARGKSYLSNKMMRYLRWLEYNVEVFNVGQLRRSKARETAKLGGDKADHSATFFSDSNADAKATREQLAEEALESLIEWLKKEGNVGIMDATNSTHERRAWIRDRVAREPGLQLMFLESVCDDPDVIATNIALKASSGDPDYAGMSREEAIADFRKRIEAYERVYETVSEPDMSYCRILNVGSRVTINRIDGYLQSRMAFYLMNLHLKPRSIYLSRHGESMYNVQGKIGGDAELSPRGRQYMEALPSLVKEHIGDVDYDVWTSTLTRTIQTASHLPREKKQWKALDELDAGVCDGMTYEEIEEKYPEDYEARDDDKFNYRYRGGESYRDVVVRLEPVIMELERADNVLIIGHQAIIRCLYAYFMGLSQEQLPYINVPLHTLIRISPRAYGCLEERFPVPIASVDTHRPKPSKKGKEMDVQPVDSTKRDYFGSNTQSSESATSTKAA